In Pedobacter sp. WC2423, the following are encoded in one genomic region:
- a CDS encoding GNAT family N-acetyltransferase: MEIRIETERLILREYVQADWVAVHEYASQENILVYENWGPNTQADTLIFIEEALRQKEILPRTSFELAIVLKEENRLIGGCGFRFDKQEAHKGNLGYIVNPLYWRMGYAKEATNGLIRFVASELSIKTIEATCDVLNLASQAVLKHCGFFRIKLIKKHFEMKGRVRDTFVYERNT, translated from the coding sequence ATGGAAATCCGGATAGAAACGGAAAGGTTGATACTCCGGGAATATGTGCAAGCAGACTGGGTGGCTGTCCATGAATACGCAAGCCAGGAGAATATCCTGGTTTATGAAAACTGGGGGCCTAATACGCAGGCTGATACCTTAATTTTTATTGAAGAAGCCCTCAGACAGAAAGAAATTTTACCCAGAACCAGCTTCGAACTGGCTATTGTACTGAAAGAGGAAAACAGGCTGATTGGGGGCTGTGGTTTTAGATTTGACAAGCAGGAAGCACATAAAGGAAATTTAGGTTATATTGTTAATCCGTTATATTGGAGAATGGGATATGCTAAAGAAGCTACAAATGGTTTGATCCGGTTTGTAGCTTCCGAATTAAGCATAAAGACTATTGAGGCAACTTGTGATGTTTTAAATCTTGCCTCCCAGGCCGTATTAAAGCATTGTGGTTTCTTCAGAATCAAGTTAATTAAGAAACACTTTGAGATGAAAGGAAGAGTCAGGGATACTTTTGTTTACGAGAGAAATACTTAG
- the glgB gene encoding 1,4-alpha-glucan branching protein GlgB: MAKANQGKPVKENIAVSADAPVWIFSLLTDFDVALFISGKHFRLYEKMGAHLLSVNNNKGTYFSVWAPNAHDVYVAGDFNQWHATSHRLYKRLDESGIWEGFIPAVGKGAVYKYFIKGFDGKEYEKGDPFATRWEHPPQTASVVWDTDYTWKDKAWLKKRPVLNALDQPMSVYEVHLGSWQRDPSEPDRILTYKEIANSLVPYVLEMGFTHVELMPIMEYPYYPSWGYQITGYFAASSRHGTPQELMYLIEQFHKNDIAVILDWVPSHFPGDAHGLFHFDGTHLYEHADMRKGFHPDWKSYIFNYDRNEVRSFLISNAMYWLDQFHADGLRVDAVASMLYFDFSRKSGDAATNEFGGSENLGAIQFLKDLNESIYTNFKGVHTIAEESSTYPGVTHPVAEGGLGFGMKWMMGWMNDTLKYFKTDPIDRKYNHHQLTFSITYAFSEKFMLPFSHDEVVHGKSSIIYKMPGDEWRKHANLRLLYAYMFTQPGTKLLFMGNEFAQNGEWNFTNSLDWDLLRYKSHSGMQTYVKALNKLYRTEPGLHDFNFSAEGFEWISADDRDHSIYVYTRKGHKAKDTLIIILNMTPVYRQNYKIGLPFKASWKEIFNSDATEYFGSGKLNTTAFLPEAASVNGREYAISVNIAPLGAMILKTV, translated from the coding sequence ATGGCTAAAGCGAATCAGGGTAAACCTGTTAAAGAAAATATTGCCGTATCTGCAGATGCACCTGTCTGGATTTTTAGTTTACTGACAGACTTTGACGTCGCTTTATTTATTTCAGGCAAACATTTTCGTTTGTATGAAAAAATGGGAGCGCACCTTTTAAGTGTAAATAATAACAAAGGAACTTATTTTTCAGTATGGGCGCCTAATGCGCATGATGTATATGTGGCCGGAGATTTTAACCAGTGGCACGCAACTTCACACCGGTTATATAAACGACTGGATGAATCGGGAATCTGGGAAGGTTTTATTCCCGCAGTAGGAAAAGGAGCAGTTTATAAGTATTTTATCAAAGGGTTTGACGGGAAAGAATATGAAAAGGGAGATCCTTTTGCAACCCGGTGGGAGCATCCGCCGCAAACAGCTTCAGTAGTGTGGGATACGGATTATACCTGGAAAGATAAAGCATGGCTGAAGAAACGTCCTGTATTAAATGCACTGGATCAGCCAATGTCTGTTTATGAAGTACATCTGGGTTCATGGCAGCGCGATCCTTCAGAACCCGACCGGATTTTAACTTATAAAGAAATAGCCAATAGCCTGGTGCCCTATGTACTGGAAATGGGCTTTACCCATGTCGAGCTGATGCCGATTATGGAGTATCCTTATTATCCTTCGTGGGGTTATCAGATTACCGGATATTTTGCAGCCAGTTCCAGGCATGGAACACCACAGGAGCTGATGTACCTGATAGAACAGTTTCACAAAAATGATATTGCCGTAATTCTGGACTGGGTACCTTCACATTTTCCGGGAGATGCGCATGGATTGTTCCATTTTGATGGGACACATTTATATGAACATGCGGATATGCGTAAGGGCTTTCATCCGGACTGGAAATCATATATATTCAATTATGACAGAAATGAAGTCCGTTCTTTCCTGATCAGTAATGCCATGTACTGGCTGGATCAGTTTCATGCGGATGGTTTACGTGTAGATGCAGTAGCTTCTATGTTATATTTTGATTTCTCCCGGAAATCAGGGGATGCAGCAACTAATGAATTTGGTGGTTCAGAAAATCTGGGAGCTATTCAGTTTCTAAAAGATCTGAATGAATCTATTTATACAAATTTTAAAGGTGTTCATACGATTGCTGAAGAAAGCAGTACTTACCCGGGGGTAACACATCCGGTAGCTGAAGGAGGTTTGGGCTTTGGAATGAAATGGATGATGGGCTGGATGAACGATACGCTGAAGTATTTCAAAACTGATCCGATAGACAGGAAGTATAATCACCATCAGCTGACTTTTAGTATTACTTATGCATTTTCTGAGAAGTTTATGCTGCCATTTTCTCATGATGAGGTGGTGCATGGTAAATCTTCTATAATTTATAAAATGCCGGGTGATGAGTGGAGAAAACATGCAAATCTGCGTCTTTTATATGCTTATATGTTTACTCAGCCTGGTACAAAACTTCTTTTTATGGGAAATGAGTTTGCACAGAACGGGGAATGGAATTTTACCAATTCACTGGACTGGGACTTATTGCGGTATAAGTCTCATTCAGGGATGCAGACTTATGTGAAGGCGCTTAATAAATTATACCGGACAGAGCCGGGACTGCATGATTTTAATTTTTCTGCTGAAGGGTTTGAATGGATCAGTGCAGATGACAGGGATCATTCTATTTACGTTTATACGCGTAAAGGGCATAAAGCAAAGGATACCTTGATCATCATTTTAAATATGACTCCTGTTTACAGACAGAATTATAAAATAGGTTTACCGTTTAAAGCTTCGTGGAAAGAAATCTTTAACAGTGATGCGACGGAGTATTTTGGTAGTGGTAAACTCAATACAACTGCTTTTCTGCCAGAAGCAGCTTCGGTGAATGGAAGGGAGTATGCTATTTCGGTTAATATTGCGCCTTTGGGTGCAATGATATTAAAAACAGTATAA
- a CDS encoding glycoside hydrolase family 31 protein: MEEFEEQGNEITDSENIKEIVESTIQHLNNPVLALKPIVKKYLTQVREVRQDGNKFFFSDGEASVEVRVVSNEIIRVRLAPHSVFLEDFSYAVPVVDQKVSTFNFDEEEDYYAIATNTVTCKIRKEDFHISFTENLSQLVMSEDASPMHWEENADFGGYYVFATKKCFPEENFFGLGDKSGNMNLRGRHFQNWNTDAYSFGWDQDPLYRTIPFYTGVHQKSAYGIFFDNTFRSYFDFGKEDNDKTSFWSDGGELQYYYIHGPHMMDVVKRYQTLTGTHPMPPKWALGYHQCRWSYYPETKVKAIAEGFRSRDIPCDAIYFDIDYMDGYRCFTWNKKHFPDPRKMIKELADDGFKTVVMIDPGIKVDDNYWVFKEGKENNYFCRRSDDYFMEGHVWPGRCQFPDFTNPAVREWWGGLYKELVDMGVAGVWNDMNEPAVFGAGTFPNDVRHNYDGHRGSHRKAHNVYGMQMVRSTYDGLKKLMRNKRPFTITRAGYAGMQRYGCVWTGDNVASWEHLKIGNIQCQRMSVSGVPFCGTDIGGFSGEPDGELFTRWIQLGTFSPFMRAHSAGDTAEREPWSFGEPYTAINRKFIELRYRLMPYFYSVFWEHHRYGFPILRPLVMLEQENVSNHFRQDEFAYGDKILVCPILEQGAVSRTVYLPKGQWYNIWTHELLAGENEHLVDAPLESMPIFIKAGAVIPEYPVMQYVGEKHIDEVLLNIFYADYEVNSFFFEDHGDTFAYEQDIYSEKKFTVKGNDRRLLIQQKLEGLYTPNYETYDYNIIGIPFGVKKVIVDGLEIKDYFTDDRNCLRFKSNKNFSVIQIQGEI; the protein is encoded by the coding sequence ATGGAAGAATTCGAAGAGCAAGGAAACGAAATAACGGACAGCGAAAATATCAAGGAAATAGTTGAATCCACTATTCAGCATTTAAACAATCCGGTATTAGCTTTAAAACCGATAGTTAAGAAATATCTAACGCAAGTTCGGGAAGTCCGTCAGGATGGGAACAAATTTTTCTTCTCAGACGGGGAAGCCAGCGTAGAGGTCAGAGTAGTGAGTAACGAAATTATACGTGTCAGACTCGCACCTCACAGTGTTTTTCTGGAAGATTTCTCTTATGCTGTTCCGGTTGTGGATCAGAAAGTAAGTACTTTCAATTTCGATGAGGAAGAAGATTATTATGCGATAGCAACCAATACGGTAACCTGTAAAATCAGAAAAGAGGATTTTCATATTTCATTTACGGAAAATCTGTCTCAGCTTGTAATGAGTGAGGACGCCTCTCCAATGCACTGGGAAGAAAATGCGGACTTTGGTGGGTACTATGTTTTTGCTACTAAGAAATGTTTTCCGGAAGAGAACTTTTTCGGCCTTGGTGATAAATCAGGAAATATGAACCTGCGCGGCCGTCATTTTCAAAACTGGAATACGGATGCTTATTCTTTTGGATGGGATCAGGATCCTTTATACAGAACAATCCCATTTTATACCGGCGTTCATCAAAAATCTGCTTACGGTATTTTCTTTGATAATACTTTCCGCTCTTATTTTGACTTTGGTAAAGAAGACAATGATAAGACCAGCTTCTGGTCGGATGGTGGTGAGTTGCAATATTATTATATCCATGGGCCACATATGATGGATGTGGTTAAACGTTATCAAACTTTAACCGGAACGCATCCTATGCCTCCTAAATGGGCATTGGGGTATCATCAGTGCCGTTGGAGTTATTATCCGGAAACCAAGGTAAAAGCCATTGCAGAAGGGTTCCGTTCCAGGGATATTCCTTGTGATGCGATTTACTTCGATATCGATTATATGGATGGCTATCGTTGTTTTACCTGGAATAAAAAACACTTCCCTGATCCAAGGAAAATGATCAAAGAATTAGCAGACGATGGATTTAAAACCGTTGTGATGATTGATCCGGGAATAAAAGTGGATGATAATTACTGGGTTTTTAAAGAAGGAAAAGAGAACAATTATTTCTGTAGAAGGAGCGACGATTATTTTATGGAGGGTCATGTGTGGCCAGGCAGATGCCAGTTCCCTGATTTCACGAATCCGGCGGTAAGAGAATGGTGGGGCGGATTATATAAAGAGCTTGTAGACATGGGGGTTGCAGGGGTTTGGAATGATATGAATGAGCCGGCAGTATTCGGCGCAGGAACTTTTCCAAACGATGTACGTCATAATTACGATGGGCACAGAGGTTCGCACCGGAAGGCTCATAATGTTTATGGGATGCAGATGGTACGTTCAACTTATGACGGCTTAAAAAAGCTGATGCGTAATAAGCGTCCTTTTACGATTACCCGTGCAGGATATGCCGGAATGCAGCGTTATGGTTGTGTATGGACAGGTGATAATGTAGCAAGTTGGGAACATTTAAAAATAGGAAATATACAGTGTCAGCGGATGTCAGTTTCGGGAGTTCCTTTTTGCGGAACGGATATCGGAGGATTTAGTGGTGAACCGGATGGAGAGTTATTTACCCGCTGGATTCAGCTGGGAACATTTTCTCCTTTTATGCGGGCACACTCTGCGGGTGATACAGCCGAAAGAGAGCCATGGAGTTTTGGAGAGCCTTATACCGCGATCAACCGGAAGTTTATTGAATTGAGATACCGTTTAATGCCTTATTTTTATTCTGTATTCTGGGAGCATCACCGTTATGGTTTCCCGATTCTGAGACCTTTGGTGATGTTGGAGCAGGAAAACGTAAGCAATCATTTCAGACAAGATGAATTTGCTTATGGAGATAAAATACTGGTTTGCCCGATTTTAGAGCAAGGTGCTGTTTCAAGAACGGTGTATTTGCCAAAAGGACAGTGGTATAACATCTGGACGCATGAATTGCTTGCTGGGGAAAACGAGCATTTAGTAGACGCGCCATTAGAGAGTATGCCTATTTTTATTAAGGCGGGCGCTGTTATTCCGGAGTATCCGGTGATGCAGTATGTGGGAGAAAAACATATAGACGAAGTATTGCTGAATATCTTCTATGCGGACTATGAAGTGAATTCATTCTTCTTTGAGGATCATGGCGATACTTTTGCCTATGAGCAGGATATTTATTCGGAGAAAAAGTTTACAGTTAAAGGAAATGATCGCCGCCTGCTGATCCAGCAGAAGCTGGAAGGCTTATATACACCGAATTATGAAACCTATGATTACAACATAATTGGCATTCCTTTTGGAGTTAAGAAGGTCATTGTAGACGGATTGGAAATTAAAGACTATTTTACTGACGATAGAAACTGCTTACGTTTCAAAAGCAATAAGAACTTCTCTGTGATACAAATTCAGGGAGAAATATAA
- a CDS encoding penicillin acylase family protein translates to MKNKFKAFICVIIPILLAFVLNTKFGSLPPLLKFLNPFTGFWQNAEKMSIAKKSAIRLKGAEQTVEVVFDDRMIPHIFAGNDHDVYYTQGYITAMNRLWQMDFQTRFAAGRLSEVVGAKAIEVDRYQRRMGMVYGAENSLKGMMEDPRSKAMIEAYTAGINDYIHSLSSAQLPLEYKILDFTPEDWTPLKCALLLKQMSAVLAMGSDEFYMSNILKKYGPEITADLFPDYPFREDPIIPAGTQWDFNPLQLPKTPASFTEMTTGKVKTKVLEDGIGSNNWALSGAKTASGYPILANDPHLNLTLPSIWYQIQLNAPGLNAYGVSLPGAPGITIGFNKDIAWGVTNVAADVLDFYQIKFKDAAHKQYKYNNTWKNTTVRLETIKIRGAKNEIDTVFYTHHGPVVYFQKPEKLSMADNVPTGNALRWIAHDKSNELMTFYLLNRGKNYNDYRKALTYYTAPAQNFIFASSANDIAITANGKFPLKWKGQGKFILDGSDPKNDWQGWIPYAENPTVKNPERNFVSSANQSSTDPSYPYYINWEFGSYERGKRINDRLKAMTKATADSIRIMQSDSYSILAQDLLPALISKIDPAKLNATQKEALEITTKWDKFFTAKAIGGSIFDLWTKRLFKDIWDDEFTIASVPMRYPSKDRTVELILKDPGSKWFDNVNTPQKETLNDLVNEAFKYTCDSLERKYGPIGKRWQWANVKQTHVPHLANIPGMGSETLLIGGAKSTINALDEKNGPSWRMVVELGKTPKGHGVYPGGQSGNPGSFFYDDMLSTWADGKLYDLYLMQSAEDTQGKVLSRLKISKK, encoded by the coding sequence ATGAAGAACAAATTTAAAGCATTCATTTGCGTCATTATACCTATACTGTTAGCCTTTGTACTCAACACTAAATTTGGTTCCTTACCCCCGCTTTTAAAATTCCTTAACCCATTTACCGGTTTCTGGCAGAATGCAGAAAAGATGAGTATTGCCAAAAAAAGTGCAATCCGTCTAAAAGGGGCCGAACAAACTGTAGAAGTAGTTTTTGATGACCGGATGATCCCTCATATTTTCGCCGGAAATGACCACGATGTTTATTATACACAAGGCTATATTACCGCGATGAACCGTTTATGGCAAATGGATTTCCAGACCCGTTTTGCAGCCGGCAGACTCTCTGAAGTGGTAGGAGCCAAAGCTATTGAAGTAGATAGATACCAACGCCGTATGGGAATGGTTTATGGCGCTGAAAACTCTTTAAAAGGAATGATGGAAGACCCCAGATCAAAAGCCATGATTGAAGCCTATACCGCCGGAATTAATGACTATATCCATTCGCTTTCCAGTGCGCAGCTTCCATTAGAATATAAGATACTGGATTTCACGCCCGAAGACTGGACACCCCTTAAATGTGCCTTGCTCCTCAAACAAATGTCGGCCGTACTGGCTATGGGTTCAGACGAATTTTACATGAGTAACATCCTGAAAAAATACGGGCCTGAAATAACAGCCGATTTATTCCCTGATTATCCCTTCCGTGAAGATCCGATTATCCCTGCAGGTACCCAATGGGATTTCAACCCCCTGCAACTTCCAAAAACACCTGCCAGTTTTACTGAAATGACCACAGGTAAAGTAAAAACCAAAGTATTGGAAGATGGGATCGGAAGTAATAACTGGGCACTCTCTGGTGCTAAAACAGCTTCAGGATATCCGATTCTCGCCAATGACCCTCACCTGAATTTAACCTTACCTTCTATCTGGTATCAGATCCAGTTAAATGCACCCGGACTTAACGCCTATGGCGTCTCACTACCTGGTGCTCCGGGTATCACGATTGGTTTCAATAAAGACATTGCATGGGGCGTAACCAATGTTGCCGCAGACGTCCTGGATTTCTACCAGATCAAATTTAAAGACGCTGCGCATAAGCAATATAAATATAACAATACCTGGAAAAACACAACCGTTAGACTGGAAACGATAAAAATCAGAGGTGCTAAAAATGAAATAGATACCGTTTTTTATACCCATCATGGCCCGGTTGTTTATTTTCAAAAACCAGAAAAACTCAGCATGGCCGACAATGTGCCAACCGGTAATGCACTGCGCTGGATAGCGCATGATAAATCAAATGAGCTGATGACTTTCTATTTATTGAACAGAGGTAAAAATTACAATGACTACCGGAAAGCACTTACTTACTATACAGCACCTGCACAGAACTTTATTTTTGCTTCCTCAGCAAATGATATTGCCATTACAGCAAATGGAAAATTTCCATTGAAATGGAAAGGTCAGGGTAAATTTATACTCGATGGCTCCGATCCAAAAAATGACTGGCAGGGATGGATACCCTACGCAGAGAATCCAACCGTTAAGAATCCGGAAAGAAACTTTGTCAGCTCAGCAAATCAATCCTCTACTGACCCATCCTACCCTTATTATATCAATTGGGAATTTGGTTCCTATGAACGTGGTAAAAGAATTAATGACAGGCTGAAAGCAATGACAAAAGCAACAGCCGACAGTATCCGGATCATGCAAAGCGACAGTTATAGTATTCTGGCGCAGGACCTGCTACCCGCACTAATTTCAAAAATTGACCCGGCAAAACTCAATGCAACACAAAAAGAAGCATTGGAAATCACCACTAAATGGGATAAGTTCTTTACAGCTAAAGCAATTGGCGGCAGTATTTTCGATCTGTGGACTAAACGCTTGTTTAAAGACATCTGGGATGATGAATTTACGATTGCCTCTGTACCCATGCGATACCCTTCCAAAGACCGGACTGTAGAATTGATTTTAAAAGACCCGGGTTCAAAATGGTTCGATAATGTGAATACTCCACAAAAGGAAACCTTAAATGACCTCGTTAATGAGGCTTTTAAATACACCTGTGATAGTCTGGAAAGGAAATACGGGCCGATTGGTAAAAGATGGCAATGGGCTAATGTGAAACAAACACATGTACCTCACTTAGCGAATATACCGGGAATGGGCTCTGAAACACTGCTGATCGGAGGGGCGAAAAGCACCATTAATGCCTTAGACGAAAAAAATGGCCCATCCTGGAGAATGGTCGTTGAGCTTGGAAAAACGCCAAAAGGTCACGGCGTATATCCAGGCGGACAATCGGGTAATCCAGGCAGCTTTTTCTATGATGATATGCTGAGTACCTGGGCAGATGGCAAATTATATGACCTCTACCTGATGCAATCGGCAGAGGATACCCAGGGTAAAGTTCTTTCACGTTTAAAAATTTCTAAAAAATAG
- a CDS encoding acyl transferase → MYFCGVKALIPQIFSIRNAQQFNETALAIFKYQAEFCVPYRQFITHLNVKPEQITQVADIPYLPISFFKSHRVVSTNEPEEIVFSSSGTTGMVQSKHAVTDLSVYEESFNKAFEQFYGPVTDTCLLALLPSYLERDGSSLIYMIDALLNQSKHPDSGYFLHNHEALFQKLTYLKKAGQPTLLIGVTYALLDFLETHQLDFPELIVMETGGMKGKRKEMVREELHEILKSGFGVAAIHSEYGMTELLSQAYSSGEGIFDCPNWMKIVLRDTNDPLTLLNSNQTGGINIIDLANINSCSFIATQDLGRLLPGGSFEVLGRFDNADIRGCNLLVQ, encoded by the coding sequence ATGTATTTTTGCGGCGTGAAAGCTTTAATTCCTCAAATATTTTCTATCCGCAACGCACAACAGTTTAATGAAACCGCACTGGCCATTTTCAAATACCAGGCGGAGTTTTGTGTACCTTATCGTCAGTTTATCACCCACCTGAATGTCAAACCTGAACAGATCACACAGGTAGCCGATATCCCCTATTTACCGATCAGCTTTTTCAAAAGCCACCGCGTAGTCAGTACTAATGAACCAGAGGAGATTGTTTTCAGCAGTTCCGGAACTACAGGAATGGTGCAAAGTAAACATGCGGTGACAGACCTGAGTGTATACGAAGAAAGCTTTAACAAAGCATTTGAGCAATTTTATGGTCCGGTTACAGACACCTGTCTGCTGGCCTTACTTCCATCCTATCTGGAAAGAGATGGTTCTTCGCTAATCTATATGATTGATGCATTGCTGAATCAAAGCAAACATCCCGATAGCGGTTATTTCTTACATAACCACGAAGCGCTTTTCCAAAAGTTAACCTATTTAAAAAAAGCAGGTCAGCCAACGCTGTTAATTGGTGTTACTTATGCCCTGCTTGACTTTCTTGAAACCCATCAGCTGGACTTTCCCGAATTAATCGTGATGGAAACAGGAGGTATGAAAGGAAAAAGGAAAGAAATGGTCAGAGAAGAACTACACGAAATATTAAAAAGCGGATTTGGTGTAGCTGCTATTCACAGTGAATACGGAATGACTGAGCTGCTTTCACAAGCTTATTCTTCAGGAGAAGGTATATTTGATTGTCCAAACTGGATGAAGATTGTGTTAAGGGACACGAATGATCCCCTAACACTCCTCAATTCTAATCAGACAGGAGGCATTAATATTATTGATCTTGCCAATATTAACTCCTGCTCGTTCATCGCTACACAAGATCTGGGCCGGTTATTGCCTGGCGGTTCCTTTGAAGTACTTGGCCGTTTTGACAATGCAGACATCAGAGGTTGTAACCTGCTGGTTCAGTAA
- the tyrS gene encoding tyrosine--tRNA ligase, with protein sequence MTNFVDELRWRGMLHDIMPNAEDKLNEGMCSGYIGFDPTADSLHVGHLTQIMTLIHFQRAGHKPYALVGGATGMVGDPSGKSEERNLLTEEILAHNLDGIKKQLNQFLNFSAAGNGAVMVNNADWFKSFSFLDFIRDVGKHITVNYMMAKDSVKKRLEGDTGMSFTEFSYQLIQGYDFYYLWKNNNCTIQMGGSDQWGNIVTGTEFIRRKDRGTAYGLTTQLIKKSDGTKFGKTESGAIWLDPEKTSPYKYYQFWLNATDSDAKSWIRIFTLLNQQELEKLESEHDAAPHLRILQKALATDITIRTHSEAALETAVKTSEFLFGNGSLSFLESLSSAHILEIFEGVPQFVISREELASGIDVATLLAEKTTVFPSKGEVKKTIQGGGLSMNKEKVAEVTASYTVSNLINDKYIIVQKGKKNYFLLIAE encoded by the coding sequence ATGACCAATTTTGTTGATGAATTAAGATGGAGAGGCATGTTACATGATATCATGCCCAATGCAGAAGATAAATTAAATGAAGGCATGTGCTCAGGATATATAGGTTTTGATCCTACGGCTGATTCGTTACATGTTGGTCACCTGACACAGATTATGACATTAATCCACTTTCAGCGTGCTGGTCACAAGCCTTATGCACTTGTTGGCGGAGCGACTGGTATGGTCGGTGATCCGTCTGGTAAATCTGAGGAAAGAAACTTACTGACTGAAGAAATACTGGCCCATAACCTGGATGGAATTAAAAAACAGCTGAATCAATTCTTAAACTTCAGCGCGGCAGGTAATGGAGCGGTGATGGTGAACAATGCAGATTGGTTTAAAAGCTTCAGTTTCCTTGATTTTATCAGAGACGTAGGTAAACACATCACTGTGAACTATATGATGGCCAAAGACAGCGTGAAAAAGCGTTTGGAGGGTGATACCGGGATGTCTTTTACAGAATTCAGTTACCAGCTGATCCAGGGTTATGATTTCTATTATTTATGGAAAAATAATAACTGTACAATCCAGATGGGCGGTTCTGATCAATGGGGAAATATAGTGACCGGAACAGAATTCATCAGAAGAAAAGACAGAGGTACAGCTTATGGATTGACTACACAACTGATCAAAAAATCGGACGGTACTAAATTCGGAAAAACGGAAAGCGGAGCAATCTGGTTAGATCCGGAGAAAACTTCTCCTTATAAATATTACCAGTTCTGGTTGAACGCGACAGATTCGGATGCGAAATCATGGATACGTATCTTCACTTTGCTGAATCAGCAGGAATTGGAGAAATTAGAGTCTGAACATGATGCAGCCCCTCATTTGAGAATTTTGCAGAAAGCACTGGCTACTGATATTACCATCAGAACACACTCTGAGGCTGCTTTGGAAACGGCGGTGAAAACTTCCGAATTCTTGTTCGGTAATGGTTCTTTATCATTTTTGGAGAGCCTGAGCTCTGCACATATACTGGAAATCTTTGAAGGTGTACCTCAGTTTGTAATTAGCCGTGAAGAATTAGCATCAGGTATAGATGTAGCTACTTTACTGGCAGAGAAAACGACGGTATTTCCATCTAAAGGTGAAGTGAAGAAAACTATCCAGGGTGGTGGATTGAGTATGAATAAAGAAAAAGTAGCAGAGGTTACTGCCAGTTATACGGTCAGCAACCTGATCAATGACAAATATATTATCGTTCAGAAAGGTAAAAAGAACTATTTCCTGTTAATAGCGGAGTAG